The sequence TCATCGACGGACCCGTCAAGCAGCTGATGCGCCATACCGGCCCCGCACTGTCCGCCTTCAACGCCTGGGTCCTGACCAAGGGCCTGGAAACCATGGGCCTGCGCGTCAACCACTCGTCCGCCACCGCGCTGCGGCTGGCTGAATGGCTCGAGGAACAGCCGGCGGTAGGCTGGGTGAAGTATCCGCTCCTGAAGTCGCACCCGCAGTACGGGCTGGCCGCCAAGCAGATGAGTGCCGGCGGAACGGTCCTGACCTTCGAACTGGCCCCGACCGGCGGGCGCTCCGGCAAGGAAGCGGCATTCGCCCTCCTGGACGGGCTGCGGATCATCGATATTTCCAACAACCTCGGTGATGCCAAGTCCCTGATCACGCACCCGGCCACCACCACCCACCGCGCCATGGGCCCGGAGGGGCGGGCCGCCATTGGGCTCAGCGACGGCGTGGTGCGGCTCTCGGTGGGGCTCGAGGACCCGGATGACCTCCTCCGCGACCTCGAGCAGGCGCTGAAGCAGATCTAGCCTTTTCGACGCGCCTCCCCGTTTTCGACGCGCAGATTCCCTGGCGCGCACGGAATGCGGCGTGCGCAAAGGAGTGTGCGCGTCGAAAAGGAATATGCATGCCGCGGACCGGCAACCCAAGCGGCAGGTCAGGCCTGCCGCACGCGCAGCAGCTCGGGCGTGTCCGCCATGTCTGACAGGTCCAGCGTGTCGCGCATCGTCAGGTGGACGGCCTGCCGCACCACGGCACCGAACCCCATGTCCTCAGGCGGCTGCCCCGCCAGGGCCTTGTCGCGGGCACGGCGCTGTTCAGCGGCCCCGGTTCCGCGGGAAATGATGTCCTCCACCCCCTGCCTGGCCAGGGCCAGCTCCCCCTGTTCGGCCAGGACGGGGGCAAGGTAGTCCACCAGGGAACGGACCACGTCCGCGGCCGGTGCGGGCCTGAAGTTGCCGAAGTCCAGGAGTTCGCCGCTCAGCCCGGCGCTGCTGGCCTGCCAGGACGCCATCCGCAGCAGGACTGTGGGTACAGGCGCGGGATCCACGTCCTCGCGCCATTCCCGGCCCGCGGATTCCACCAATGCCCGTACCAGCACCGCGATGAGGGCTGCGTCCCCGGCACGGAGGCACACGTCCGCCACCCGCACTTCCACCGTCGGATGGTTCCGGGAGAGACGGGCGTCGAAATACAGCATGCCCTCATCGAGCATGACGCCGCTGTCCAGCAGCCGGGTCACCACGCGGCGGTACGCGGGATACGTCCCGTAAATACCTGCCGGGCCCGCAGTGGGCCAGCGGTTCCAGGCCTGGGTCCGGTAGCTTTCGAAACCGGTGGGGACGCCATTCCAAAATGGCGAGTTGGCGCTCAGTGCCGTGAGCACCGCCAGCTTGTCGCGGATCCGGTCCAGGACCGCCACGCCTTCCTCCGGCGATTCAATGAAGGTGTGGACGTGGAAACCGCAGGTCAGCTGCTCCTGGGCGGTGAGGCCAAAGCGTTCCAGCATCCTGGCATAGCGCGGGTCCGGCGTGGTGTGGCTGGGCGAGGCCACGGGAGAGGTGGCGAGCGCCGCAACCCGGGCCCCGTGCTTTTGGGCAGCCTGGTCCGCCAGCGCCCGGCCGGCCCGGATCTGTTCCAGCAGGCTTCCGTAGTCGGTGCACGGCCGGGTCTGTGTCTCGATCTGCTCAAGCTTGAGCTCGGCACTCAAGCCCATCTCGTCGTCGTAATCCGCCTGGTTGCCGGCATGGCGGCTTTCCAGCTCCACCGGCGCATCATCGGCTGCCACGCGCCGGCCAGCGAGGAGGGCATCGGCCAGGGCAAGCGGCTCCCCGGACTCCGGATCAACAATCAGGAGTTCTTCCTCGACGCCGAATGTACGCATACGAATATTCTGCCGCGCCCGCCGGGCATTCACAGGGGCGCCTCCCTTCATGACGAAGGATGAATGCCTAGTCCTGGAAGTACTCCACCTTGGCGCCGATGGTGTTCAGCCGCTCCGCCAGGTCCTCGTAGCCCCGCTCGATCACATAGATGTTCCGCAGCTCGGACACGCCCCGCGCGGCCAGCATGGCCAGCAGCAGGCAGGCGGCCGGGCGGAGCGCCGGCGGGCAGCCCACCTCGGCGGCGCGCCACTTCGTGGGGCCGTTGACGTAGATCCGGTGCGGGTCCAGCAGCTGCACCTGTGCGCCGAGCCGGTTCAGCTCCGTCAGGTAGATGGCCCGGTTCTCGTAAACCCAGTCGTGGATCATGGTCTGGCCATGGGCGTTCGCTGCAATGACGGCGAAGAAGGGCAGGTTGTCGATGTTCAGCCCGGGGAACGGCATGGGGTGGATCTTGTCCTCGGGGGCACGCAGCTCGGAGGGCTTGGTGGTGACGTCCACCAGCCGGGTGCGGCCGTTGCGGGCCATGTATTCGCCGGATATTTCGAGCTTCTGGCCCATCTGGCCCAGCGTGGCCAGTTCGATTTCCATGAACTCGATGGGGACCCGGCGGACCGTGACCTCGGAGTTGGTGACGATGCCGGCCGTAATCAGGCTCATGGCCTCGATGGGGTCCTCGGACGGGAAATACTCGATCTCGGCGTCGATCACGGGCCTGCCGGTGATCCGCAGGGTGGTGGTTCCCACGCCCTCGATGGCCACCCCGAGCATCTGCAGGTAAAAGCAGAGGTCCTGCACCATGTAGTTGGGGCTGGCGTTGCGGATCACGGTTGTTCCGGGCCGGTGGGCCGCCGCCATGATCGCATTCTCGGTAACGGTGTCCCCCCGTTCGGTGAGGACGAAGGAGCGGTCCCGGCTATCCGCGGGCGGGGCCTGCACGGTGTAGAACCCGGCCGTGGCCTCCACTGACAGGTCGAACTCGCGCAGTGCCTGCATGTGGGGCTCCACGGTCCGGGTGCCCAGGTCGCAGCCGCCGGCGTAGGGCAGCCGGTACTCCCGGGACTCATCCAGCAGGGGGCCCAGCAGCATGATGACGCTGCGGGTGCGGCGTGCCGCGTCCACGTCCATGGCGTCCAGGTCCAGGACGGCGGGGCGGCGCAGGCGGAGGTCCGTGTCATTGAGCCACGTGCACTCGACGCCGATGCTGGTCAGCACCTCGACGATGCGGTTGACTTCCTCGATCCGGGCCAGGCGGCGCAGCACGGTGGTGCCGCGGTTGATCAGGCTGGCGCACAGCAGTGCCACGCCGGCGTTCTTGCTGCTGTTGACGTCAACGGCGCCGGACAGGGTGCGGCCGCCCTCCACCCGCAGGTGCGTCATCCGCGGCTTGGCCACGTTCACGATGCTGCGGTCAAAGATGTTTTCCAGCCGCTGGATCATTTTCAGGCTCAGGTTCTGCTTGCCCTGTTCCATCCGCGCCACGGCACTTTGGCTGGTGCCGAGTTCGGCGGCCAGCTGGCCCTGGGTCCACCCTTTCTCGCCCCGGGCGTCCCTCAGCATGGCGGCAACGTGTTCAGCGGTTCTCTGGGTCATACCGCGAATATATCATAAATGAGTTATCCCTCCCCTTTCGAGGAGCAGGTGAAGGCCACCACCCCCAGGCTACCCACCCGATGCGATAGGAACGCGTACAGAGCTTCCAGCGGGAGTCAGCTGCCCAGCCAGACCATGTTCCACGTGCCGGCAGAGACGGCCGCCACCAGGGCCAGTCCGGCCACCAGCACACCGCCGGCAACCACCCAGGAGTCCAGCGGGCTGAAGGTGGATTCCCTGGCCCACGTCCGCCGGCCCCCGCCGAACCCACGCGCTTCCATGGTCACGGCGAGCCTCGACGCCCGCCTGATGGCCTGGACCAGCAGTCCGAAGCTCTGGCCCAGCGTCGCCTTCACCCGCTGGACGAGGCTGCCGCGGGCGCCCACGCCCCGGGCACGGCGCGCCATCCCGATGGTCTGCCACTCCTCTGCCATGAGCCCCACCAGGCGCATCGCGGCGAGGGTGCCCAGGACGAACCGGTGCGGCAGGCGGGCCTTTTGCGCCAGTGCATCCGCCAGGTCCGTGGGGTCGGTGCAGCTCATCAGGAGCACCGCGGGCAGGGCGATCGCAAAGCCGCGCAGGAGGAAGCCGATGCCCAACTGGAGGGAACCTTCGCTCATGCTCCAGATGCCGACGTCGAGCAGGATCCTGCCGCTGTCCGGCGCCAGGATGGCGGTACTCCAGCCTCCGATGGCTGCGGCGAGGATCAGCGGCCATCCGCGCTGCCACAGCAGGGACACGGTGAGCCCGGCAAGGGGGAACAGCATCAGTTCGAAGGCGAGGGCCACTGAGGCGGACACCCAGTCGATGGACAAGGCCAGGACCGCCGTGATGAGCAGGACCGCCGCGAACTTGCTGAGCGGGTTGGCGCGGGCCAGGAGTGCATGGTTGCCGCTCAAGGTGAGTTCCTGCCTCATGGTGCCACCGCCTCCGCGGCAGCCATCCGCAGTTCCGTCCCGCCCAGGGCCGAGGTGAACTCCGCGTCATGGGTCACGGAAACCACCGCCGTACCCGCATCCAGAAGCTCGGACAGGAATGATGCGAGTTCGGCCCAGGTATTGGCATCCTGCCCGAACGTGGGCTCGTCCAGGATCAGCACCTGGGGGCTGGCGGCAAGGACGGTGGCCACGGAGAGGCGCCGCTTTTCCCCGCCGGAGAGCGTGTAGGGGTTGGCGTCCACCAGCTGGGTGAGCCGCAGGCGCTCCAGCAGTTCGTCCACCCTGTCCGCGCCGTGCCCCAGGTGCCGCGGGCCGAAC comes from Pseudarthrobacter sp. NIBRBAC000502770 and encodes:
- a CDS encoding energy-coupling factor transporter transmembrane protein EcfT: MRQELTLSGNHALLARANPLSKFAAVLLITAVLALSIDWVSASVALAFELMLFPLAGLTVSLLWQRGWPLILAAAIGGWSTAILAPDSGRILLDVGIWSMSEGSLQLGIGFLLRGFAIALPAVLLMSCTDPTDLADALAQKARLPHRFVLGTLAAMRLVGLMAEEWQTIGMARRARGVGARGSLVQRVKATLGQSFGLLVQAIRRASRLAVTMEARGFGGGRRTWARESTFSPLDSWVVAGGVLVAGLALVAAVSAGTWNMVWLGS
- a CDS encoding UDP-N-acetylglucosamine 1-carboxyvinyltransferase, with amino-acid sequence MTQRTAEHVAAMLRDARGEKGWTQGQLAAELGTSQSAVARMEQGKQNLSLKMIQRLENIFDRSIVNVAKPRMTHLRVEGGRTLSGAVDVNSSKNAGVALLCASLINRGTTVLRRLARIEEVNRIVEVLTSIGVECTWLNDTDLRLRRPAVLDLDAMDVDAARRTRSVIMLLGPLLDESREYRLPYAGGCDLGTRTVEPHMQALREFDLSVEATAGFYTVQAPPADSRDRSFVLTERGDTVTENAIMAAAHRPGTTVIRNASPNYMVQDLCFYLQMLGVAIEGVGTTTLRITGRPVIDAEIEYFPSEDPIEAMSLITAGIVTNSEVTVRRVPIEFMEIELATLGQMGQKLEISGEYMARNGRTRLVDVTTKPSELRAPEDKIHPMPFPGLNIDNLPFFAVIAANAHGQTMIHDWVYENRAIYLTELNRLGAQVQLLDPHRIYVNGPTKWRAAEVGCPPALRPAACLLLAMLAARGVSELRNIYVIERGYEDLAERLNTIGAKVEYFQD
- a CDS encoding glutamate--cysteine ligase, whose product is MRTFGVEEELLIVDPESGEPLALADALLAGRRVAADDAPVELESRHAGNQADYDDEMGLSAELKLEQIETQTRPCTDYGSLLEQIRAGRALADQAAQKHGARVAALATSPVASPSHTTPDPRYARMLERFGLTAQEQLTCGFHVHTFIESPEEGVAVLDRIRDKLAVLTALSANSPFWNGVPTGFESYRTQAWNRWPTAGPAGIYGTYPAYRRVVTRLLDSGVMLDEGMLYFDARLSRNHPTVEVRVADVCLRAGDAALIAVLVRALVESAGREWREDVDPAPVPTVLLRMASWQASSAGLSGELLDFGNFRPAPAADVVRSLVDYLAPVLAEQGELALARQGVEDIISRGTGAAEQRRARDKALAGQPPEDMGFGAVVRQAVHLTMRDTLDLSDMADTPELLRVRQA